The genomic segment GCGCCTACACGCGCAAGGACCGTGACGCGGTCGCACGCGACATGGAGGCCGTGTTCTCCTACTTCCCGATCCTGCGGGAGCGCGCCTCGCAGGACGCGGGCCTGCTCTCCGGCGGCCAGCAGCAGATGCTGTCGATCTCGCGCGCGATCATGGCCGCCTCGGAGGTGATCCTGCTGGACGAGCCCAGCCTCGGCCTTTCGCCCAAGCTGACGAAGGAAATCTTCGAGATCGTGGTGCGCATCAACCGCGAACGCGGCACCACGCTGCTGCTGGTGGAGCAGAACGCCAACATGGCGCTCAACGCCGCCGATTACGGCTACGTGCTGGAGAACGGCCGCATCGTGATGGAAGACGACTGCGCCCGCCTGCGCGAGAAGGAAGACATCAAGGAGTTCTACCTCGGCATGAAGGAAGCGGGCGTGCGCGGCGAGCGGCGCTGGAAGAAGAAGAAAACCTGGAGATGACCCGATGAGCAATCTCTGGAACGCCGTGAAGATCGAACCGCGCAACGAGCTGGTGCTCGAAGGCGACACGGTGCCCGTGATGTTCTGGAACGCCGTGCGCCTGCGCGGCCCCAAGGTCTGGATGCGGCAGAAGGAGCTGGGCCTGTGGCGCAGCTGGACCTGGGACGAAGCCGGCCGCATCGTGCGCGAGCTGGGCGGCGGGCTGATGGCGCTGGGCTTGCAGCCGCGCGACACCGCTTCCATCCTGGCCAACACCCGCGCCGAATGGGTGTGGGCGGACCTGGCGGTGCTGTCCGCGGGTGGCGTCTCCAACGGCATCTACCCGACCGACGCGCCCTCGCAGGTGCAGTTCCTGTGCGAGGACTCGGGCACCAGCATCCTGTTCGTCGAGGACGAGGAGCAGCTGGACAAGGCGCTGGAAGTGCGCGAGCGCCTTCCGCGGCTTCGCAGGATCGTGGTGATGGACATGGAGGGCCTGCGCGACCTGGCCGATCCGATGGTCCTGAGCTTCGACGCATTGCGACAGCTCGGACGCGAGTACAACGCGCAGCATCCACAGGAACTCGATCGCCGCGTGCAGGCCTGCAAGCCCGGGGAACTGGCCATCCTGGTCTACACCTCCGGCACCACCGGCAAGCCCAAGGGCGCGATGCACAGCCACGGCGCGCTGGTCTACATCACGCGCGCGTACAACCCGCTGCTGCCGCAGGACGAGAGCGACGAGCGCATGTGCTTCCTGCCCCTGTGCCACATCGCCGAGCGCATCGCGGGCGAGTATTTCCCGCTCTACACCGGCTCGCGCGTCAACTTCGTCGAGAACCCGGAGACGGTGCCGGAGAACATCCGCGAGATCCAGCCCACGGTGTTCTTCGCCGTGCCGCGCGTGTGGGAGAAGTTCTATTCGGCCGTGATGATCGGGCTGCGCGAATCCACGAAGCTGCAGCAGGCGATCTACGCCTGGAGCATCCGCGTCGGCGGGCGCATCGCCGACCGGGTGCTGGCCGGCAAGCCGGTGCCGGGCGCGCTGAAGCTGCAGTTCCTCGTCGCACGCGCGCTGGCGCTGGACAACGTGCGCAAGCTGATCGGAATCCATCGCGCGCGGTTCCTGCTCACGGGCGCCGCGCCGATCTCGCCGGAGCTGATCCGCTGGTATCTCTCGCTGGGCCTGCCGATGCTGGAGGCCTGGGGCATGACCGAGACCTGCGGGGCATCGTCCTGCGTGCCTCCGGGCCGCATCAAGCCCGGCACCATCGGGCCGGCGGGCGCGCACAACCAGATGCGGGTGGACCCGGCCACCGGCGAGATCCAGGTCAAGGGCCCCAACGTGTTCATGGGCTACCTGAACCAGCCGGAGAAGACGGCCGAATCGTTCACGACCGACGGCTGGTTCCGCACGGGCGACGTGGGGGGAGTGGACGAAGACGGCTACTTCCGCATCACCGACCGGATGAAGGACATCATCATCACGGCCGGCGGCAAGAACATCACGCCCAGCGAGCTGGAAAACGAGCTGAAGTTCTCGCCCTACATCACCGATGCGGTGATCATCGGCGACAAGAAGCCGTACCTGACGGCGATCATCATGATCGACCAGGAGAACGTCGAGAAGTACGCGCAGGACCACGACGTTCCCTTCAGCAACTACGCCAGCCTGACGCGCGCGCGCGAGGTGCAGGACTTGATCCAGGGCGAGATCGACCGCGTGAACGCCCGCTTCGCGCGGGTGGAGCAGATCAAGCGGTTCTTCCTGCTGGACACGCAATTGAGCGCGGAGGACGAGGAGCTCACGCCCACGATGAAGCTCAAGCGCAAGCTGGTGGAACGCAAATACGCCCCGCAGATCGACGCGATGTACCAGTGAGGGCCGGCATCTGCGGGATTACGCCAGCTTGACACCCCAAGGGCCCGGAGAAGAATCGCCCCGTTCAGCAGCGCTTTCATCGATAGAGGAGACCAGAACATGCCAGGAATCTTCCGACTGCTCGCCGCGTGCGCGGCCCTGTGCCTTTCCGCCGGCGGCGCTTTCGCGCAGCAGCAGGGCGTGAGCAAGAACGAGATCGTGATCGGCACGATCCAGGACCTGTCCGGCCCGCTGGCGGGCTTCGGCAAGCAGGCGCGCCTGGGCATGCAGCTGCGCGTGGATGAGCTCAACGAGCAGGGCAGCATCCACGGGCGCAAGCTGAAACTGCTGGTGGAGGACGACGGCTACGACCCGCGCAAGGCGGTGCTGGCGGCGCAGAAGCTGGTCAACCAGGACAAGATCTTCCTCATGGCCGGCCACCTGGGCACGGCCCAGAACATGGCCGCGATGC from the Ramlibacter henchirensis genome contains:
- a CDS encoding ABC transporter ATP-binding protein; protein product: MSATAPATTSARGDEQPVLRLANVESAYGPVKAIRGVSLQVRRGEIATVLGSNGSGKTTILKTISGIIDPLKGSVEFKGENITARDPAYIVQQGLSHVPEGREVFPLLSVRDNLAMGAYTRKDRDAVARDMEAVFSYFPILRERASQDAGLLSGGQQQMLSISRAIMAASEVILLDEPSLGLSPKLTKEIFEIVVRINRERGTTLLLVEQNANMALNAADYGYVLENGRIVMEDDCARLREKEDIKEFYLGMKEAGVRGERRWKKKKTWR
- a CDS encoding AMP-dependent synthetase/ligase, giving the protein MSNLWNAVKIEPRNELVLEGDTVPVMFWNAVRLRGPKVWMRQKELGLWRSWTWDEAGRIVRELGGGLMALGLQPRDTASILANTRAEWVWADLAVLSAGGVSNGIYPTDAPSQVQFLCEDSGTSILFVEDEEQLDKALEVRERLPRLRRIVVMDMEGLRDLADPMVLSFDALRQLGREYNAQHPQELDRRVQACKPGELAILVYTSGTTGKPKGAMHSHGALVYITRAYNPLLPQDESDERMCFLPLCHIAERIAGEYFPLYTGSRVNFVENPETVPENIREIQPTVFFAVPRVWEKFYSAVMIGLRESTKLQQAIYAWSIRVGGRIADRVLAGKPVPGALKLQFLVARALALDNVRKLIGIHRARFLLTGAAPISPELIRWYLSLGLPMLEAWGMTETCGASSCVPPGRIKPGTIGPAGAHNQMRVDPATGEIQVKGPNVFMGYLNQPEKTAESFTTDGWFRTGDVGGVDEDGYFRITDRMKDIIITAGGKNITPSELENELKFSPYITDAVIIGDKKPYLTAIIMIDQENVEKYAQDHDVPFSNYASLTRAREVQDLIQGEIDRVNARFARVEQIKRFFLLDTQLSAEDEELTPTMKLKRKLVERKYAPQIDAMYQ